AACATGCTGATGCCCTTGTGCTTGGGCGCCTCGGGATGGGTGCGCGCGGCGAGCCAGATGTAGTCGGCGAACTCGGCCTGGCTGGTGAAGAGCTTCGCGCCGTCGATGACCCACGCGTCGCCATCGCGCGCGGCGCGGGTGCGGAGCGAGGCCAGGTCCGTGCCGGACGACGGCTCGGTGTAGCCGATCGCGAAGTGACACTCGCCGCGCAGGATCGCGGGCAGGAAGCGGGCCTTCTGCGCCGCCGTCCCGTGCTCCATGATGGCCGGGGCGACGGCGTTGATGGTGAGCGTCGGCAGCATGATCCCGGCGCGCGCCGCCTCGTCGAAGAAGATGAACTGCTCGATCGGCGTGCGGCCCTGCCCGCCGTACTCGCGCGGCCAGCCGATGCCGAGCCAGCCGTCGGCGCCGAGCTGGCGGACGGTCTTCAGGTAGAGCGGCCCGCCGCCCTCGGTCCCGGCCAGCTCGGCCTGATATTCGGGCGTCACCAGGCGCGCGAAGTACGCACGCAGCTCCTCGCGCAGCGCCTGCTGCTCGGGGGTGTAGTCGAGGTGCACGCGCCCCTCTTAGCACGGTTTGACGCCGCGAGGCGCGGCCGACTAAAGGCTCGCGCATGGGGCTCAGCGGACGGAACGCGATGGTGACCGGGGGCGCCTCGGGCATCGGGCGGGCGATCTGCCTTCGCCTGGCGCGCGAGGGGACAGACGTGGCGGTGCTCGACCTGGACCAGGCCGGCGGGCGGCAGGTGGCGGACGAGGTGGGCGCGCTCCACCGGCGAGCGGTTGCCGTCGAGGCGGACGTCGCGAGCGCCGCGAGCGTGGCGGCGGCCGTCGAGCGGGTCCACGCCGCGCTCGGGCCGGTCCACATCCTGGTGAACGACGCCGGCATCGCCGGACTGGTGCCGCTCCAGGACATGAGCGAGGAGCAGTGGGACCGGATGATCGCGGTCCACCTGAAGGGGGCGTTCAACTGCACGCGCACCATCCTGGGCGACATGCTGGCCACGGGGTGGGGCCGGATCGTGAACGTCTCCTCGGTCGCCGGGCTGAGCGGCGCGCCCGAGCTCGTCCACTACTCGGCGGCGAAGGCGGGGCTCATCGGCTTCACCAAAGCGCTCTCCGCCGAGGTCGGGCCGCGCGGCATCACGGTGAACGCGATCGCGCCCGGGCTGATCGACACGCCGCTGCTCCAGCGCTCGGGCTGGCCGGACTCGCTGACCCGGGTCATCATCGCGCAGAATCCGATCAAGCGGATCGGCACGCCGGAGGACATCGCGGCGGCGTGCGCCTACCTGGTCTCCGAGGAGGCGAGCTACGTCACCGGCCAGGTGTTGAGCCCGAACGGGGGCGGGTACCTGTGAGGGCGCGGAGCGCGGCGACGAACCCGCCCAGCCCGAGCCCGACCCGTACGTCAGTTCTTCGGGCCGAGCACCGAGCAGCGATAGACCTCGGTCGTCGGCATCAGCGTGATCTGGCCGGCATCGGCGGCCTCGAGGATTTCGTCGTCCGCGGTGAACTGCTGCGGGGCGGTGTTGAAGACGATCTGCACTTCCAGCCAGAGCGGATTGAAGCCATCCCCCTGAATCGCGTCCAGCACGCTGACGAATGACTGTCCGCCGGGGAGCGCACCCTCGCAGGCGTCGCACATGTAGATCGTGTTGATCGACTTGTTCTGGGCGAGAACAGCCGCCTCGCCATCCGGGGGCAGCTCCTTGAAGTTTATCGTGAAGAGCGTGCCGTCGTAGAAGGAGGGCATCGACCCCGCCCGCCCGTTCAGGCTTCCGGCCGAGGCGACACCTCCGAGTAGCGCGAACACGGCGACCAGTCCGATCACACGCGCAGTCATCTCCGAGTCCTTTCTCCCCCGAGAGAATGCTTTCGCTCGGTGCGATGATCGCCACACTCGGACGCCGCCGTCAATCACCCACCTACACGATCGGGCGGCGCGGAAACCAAGGCCGCTACCGCCGGCCCTGGAGGGGTGCCCTTGCAAGATGAAAAGAAACCGCGATCATAGGAGGCGGGCTCCTGGAGTGGGGCGGGGCTGGAGGAGAGCGGGGGAGGCATGCGGAGACGTCCAGGGGCCAAGCCGGCGCGCGAGCGGTGTCCAACGGAGCCGCCCCCTGCCGTCGACCGTCGACGCCGTAGCCGCCCCGCAGGGGTCGGGGCGGCGATCATCGAGGCCGGGGGCGCCGAGCGCTGGTTCCACGACCTGGTCGAATCGGCTCCCGACGCCATCGTCGGGGTGGACCGCG
This genomic window from Deltaproteobacteria bacterium contains:
- a CDS encoding SDR family oxidoreductase, producing the protein MGLSGRNAMVTGGASGIGRAICLRLAREGTDVAVLDLDQAGGRQVADEVGALHRRAVAVEADVASAASVAAAVERVHAALGPVHILVNDAGIAGLVPLQDMSEEQWDRMIAVHLKGAFNCTRTILGDMLATGWGRIVNVSSVAGLSGAPELVHYSAAKAGLIGFTKALSAEVGPRGITVNAIAPGLIDTPLLQRSGWPDSLTRVIIAQNPIKRIGTPEDIAAACAYLVSEEASYVTGQVLSPNGGGYL